The following are encoded in a window of Mycolicibacterium tusciae JS617 genomic DNA:
- a CDS encoding IS110 family transposase → MVTVGIDPHKHVHVAVAVDARGNRIGKPLTVKNDGLLITAVLTWIRAITDATPVTWAIEDGHGFARRLADGLLLAGQEVVWVPSRLTAAHRKLHAATGSKSDAIDAVAAAHAAIATPDLTRHRIDERVRELRVLTDYRADLVKRRTMMINQLKAQSHLWLDHTPGDLARAKVVAALTARLEAAEVGIHVRQVIVTMISELAEANNRIHDLDIRIKELVTPLTPNLLAITGISHNSAAVLLSEIGDIERFSSSAKLARYTGCAPIPVYSSDNERHRLHRGGNRRLNSVLYTAAIVQTRFNPAAQKLIARQEPTKGARGARRILKRHLVDVIYRAMHTDQASWQHQIARCQPLALT, encoded by the coding sequence ATGGTGACAGTAGGGATCGACCCACACAAGCACGTCCATGTTGCGGTGGCTGTCGATGCTCGCGGTAATCGCATAGGCAAGCCGCTGACCGTGAAAAACGATGGGCTGCTGATTACCGCGGTGCTCACCTGGATTCGCGCGATCACGGACGCCACCCCAGTGACCTGGGCCATCGAAGACGGTCACGGCTTTGCCCGCCGGCTGGCCGATGGACTGCTGCTTGCGGGTCAAGAGGTGGTGTGGGTTCCTAGCCGGCTGACCGCCGCGCATCGTAAGTTGCACGCCGCCACGGGCTCCAAGTCAGATGCCATCGATGCCGTCGCGGCCGCACATGCCGCGATCGCGACACCGGATCTGACCCGCCATCGCATCGACGAGCGGGTCCGCGAACTCCGCGTTCTCACCGACTACCGTGCTGACCTCGTCAAACGCCGCACCATGATGATCAACCAGCTCAAGGCGCAATCGCATCTGTGGCTTGACCACACGCCCGGCGACCTGGCGCGGGCCAAGGTAGTAGCGGCGTTGACCGCGCGGCTCGAAGCCGCAGAGGTGGGCATCCACGTACGACAGGTGATCGTCACGATGATCAGCGAGCTCGCCGAGGCCAACAACCGCATCCACGATCTCGACATCAGGATCAAAGAGCTCGTCACGCCCCTTACGCCGAACCTGTTGGCAATAACCGGGATCAGCCACAACTCCGCAGCGGTGCTGCTCTCCGAAATCGGTGACATCGAACGGTTTTCGAGCTCAGCCAAACTAGCCCGCTACACCGGGTGCGCTCCGATTCCCGTCTATTCATCAGACAACGAACGTCACCGACTTCATCGAGGCGGCAACCGCCGTCTCAACAGCGTCCTTTACACGGCGGCGATCGTGCAGACACGCTTCAACCCGGCGGCTCAAAAACTCATCGCACGCCAAGAACCGACGAAGGGTGCCCGCGGCGCCAGACGCATCCTCAAGCGCCACCTCGTCGATGTGATCTACCGAGCGATGCACACCGACCAAGCCTCCTGGCAGCACCAAATCGCCAGATGCCAACCACTCGCATTGACATAG
- a CDS encoding IS30 family transposase, which translates to MPSGYPHSRSTRRELFDRVCLGEPLERVARDMGVSTTAASLWWRQAGAMPLLRGQNSERTHGLITSGDPDRLGGRGHRLSLDERIEIMRGRDNGLTYERIGEKIGRDASVVWREVHRNSNPDGDYHAGMAHARAAQKAKRPKGFTLDDPVLCAMIETAMDDGWSPKLISELLVRDHPDDKLARVSHETIYKCLYVQTRGQLRADLHKCLSTKRAARKPHRSVTRAGVYPPGSVFTIRDRPAEAADRAVPGHWEGDLIMGAGNTSAIGTLVERSTRFTILLHLPADHTAESVATAMIGAMSELPAHLRRTITWDRGSEMANWRTIDLQLQAPVYFCDPHSPWQRGTNENTYWCTVLEPDGFDGSRPGELLGDSENTCREWPSVDLSTAARGKSPDRCDLIEAC; encoded by the coding sequence ATGCCGAGTGGTTATCCGCATTCGAGGTCGACGCGGCGGGAGTTGTTCGATCGGGTCTGCCTGGGTGAGCCGTTGGAGCGGGTGGCCAGGGACATGGGCGTGTCGACTACGGCGGCGAGTCTGTGGTGGCGTCAGGCTGGCGCAATGCCACTACTGCGCGGACAGAACTCCGAGAGAACCCACGGCCTGATCACCTCCGGCGATCCCGACCGTCTCGGCGGCCGGGGGCATCGCCTCAGCCTGGATGAACGCATCGAGATCATGCGCGGCCGCGACAACGGGCTCACCTACGAACGGATCGGCGAGAAGATCGGCCGGGACGCCAGCGTCGTCTGGCGAGAAGTGCACCGCAACAGCAACCCTGACGGGGATTACCACGCCGGGATGGCCCATGCCCGGGCTGCTCAGAAGGCCAAGCGTCCCAAGGGGTTCACCCTCGATGACCCGGTGCTGTGCGCCATGATCGAAACGGCGATGGACGACGGGTGGAGTCCGAAGCTGATCTCCGAGCTGTTGGTCCGCGATCATCCCGATGACAAGCTGGCACGGGTGAGCCACGAAACCATCTACAAATGCCTCTACGTCCAAACCCGTGGTCAACTCCGGGCTGACCTGCACAAGTGTCTATCGACCAAACGGGCGGCCCGTAAACCCCACCGGTCGGTCACCCGTGCCGGCGTCTATCCACCGGGATCGGTCTTCACCATCCGTGATCGCCCCGCCGAGGCCGCCGACCGGGCAGTGCCCGGGCACTGGGAGGGAGACTTGATCATGGGCGCCGGAAATACCAGTGCCATAGGCACATTGGTGGAGCGCAGTACTCGGTTCACCATCCTGTTACACCTGCCCGCCGATCACACCGCCGAGTCGGTGGCCACCGCGATGATCGGGGCGATGAGCGAGCTGCCGGCGCACCTGCGGCGCACCATCACCTGGGACCGGGGCAGCGAGATGGCCAACTGGCGCACCATCGATCTGCAACTGCAGGCGCCGGTCTACTTCTGCGATCCTCACTCGCCCTGGCAACGGGGCACCAACGAGAACACCTATTGGTGCACAGTGTTAGAACCGGACGGTTTCGACGGGAGCCGACCCGGTGAGCTGCTCGGTGACTCGGAAAACACGTGCCGTGAATGGCCTTCCGTTGATTTGTCCACAGCGGCTCGAGGCAAGAGCCCTGACCGGTGTGACCTGATAGAAGCCTGCTGA
- a CDS encoding SDR family oxidoreductase produces MQFVDSSGGVQIAVYEEGNPDGPTIVLVHGWPDSHVLWDGVAPLLADRFRILRYDNRGVGSSSAPKSTAEYRMSCYADDFAAVVNTLAPGEKVHVLAHDWGSAGIWEYLARPDARDRIESYTSLSGPSIDHVNRFVMGNLKRPYRPRRFAQALGQTLPLSYMALFSVPRLAPMAVRKVVADRLTLMLKNRDGIPADQVHHSQTYKSDAANSLKVYGANYFRGFISARRDHYVDVPVQLIVNTRDPFVRPYVYADTQNWVPRLWRRDIHAGHWSPMSHPATIARSVHQFADFLEGKPPSRELLRAQAGRAREEFGDTLVSVTGAGSGIGRATALEFARLGAELVISDVDEAGVKETAATIASRGGVAHAYTLDVADADAVEQFAETVCAEHGVPDVVVNNAGVGHTGMFLDTPRDQYDRVLNINFGGVVNCCRSFGRRLVDRGAGGHVVNVSSMAAYSPQQSMNAYATSKAAVFMFGDCLRAELDQAGIGLTTVCPGVIDTNIVHTTRFDVPANKAERVDARRAQIEKAFAVRRYGPDKVAKAIVSSVKKNKAIRPVAPEAYLLYGVSRILPQVMRSTARGNVL; encoded by the coding sequence ATGCAGTTCGTCGACAGCAGCGGCGGCGTTCAGATCGCAGTCTACGAAGAAGGCAACCCCGACGGACCCACGATCGTGCTGGTCCACGGCTGGCCCGATTCCCACGTGTTGTGGGATGGCGTCGCCCCGTTGTTGGCGGACCGGTTCCGCATCCTGCGCTACGACAACCGCGGGGTGGGCAGCTCCTCGGCCCCGAAGTCGACCGCCGAATACAGGATGTCCTGCTACGCCGATGATTTTGCCGCCGTGGTCAACACCCTCGCGCCGGGCGAAAAGGTGCATGTGCTGGCTCATGACTGGGGATCGGCTGGCATATGGGAGTACCTCGCGCGGCCCGACGCACGTGATCGCATTGAGTCCTACACGTCCCTGTCCGGTCCCAGCATCGATCACGTGAACCGGTTCGTCATGGGCAACCTCAAACGGCCATACCGCCCCAGGCGGTTCGCGCAGGCGCTCGGCCAGACGCTGCCGCTGTCGTACATGGCTTTGTTCTCGGTGCCCCGGCTGGCGCCGATGGCCGTCCGCAAGGTTGTCGCCGACCGCCTCACGTTGATGCTGAAGAACCGCGACGGCATACCCGCCGACCAGGTCCACCATTCACAGACCTACAAGAGCGACGCCGCCAACAGCCTGAAGGTGTATGGCGCCAACTACTTTCGCGGGTTCATTTCCGCACGACGCGATCACTATGTCGACGTTCCGGTTCAGCTCATCGTCAACACAAGAGATCCGTTCGTGCGGCCGTACGTCTACGCCGACACCCAAAACTGGGTGCCCCGGTTATGGCGCCGCGACATTCACGCAGGCCACTGGTCGCCGATGTCGCACCCCGCGACGATCGCGCGTTCGGTACACCAGTTCGCCGACTTCCTCGAGGGCAAGCCGCCGAGCAGAGAGCTATTGCGGGCGCAGGCCGGCCGGGCCCGCGAGGAATTCGGTGACACGCTGGTTTCCGTCACCGGAGCCGGCAGCGGCATCGGTCGCGCTACCGCACTCGAATTCGCCCGGCTGGGCGCCGAATTGGTGATCAGCGACGTCGACGAGGCAGGTGTGAAGGAAACCGCCGCCACGATCGCGTCACGGGGCGGAGTGGCCCATGCGTACACCCTCGATGTCGCCGACGCCGACGCCGTCGAGCAGTTCGCCGAGACGGTGTGTGCCGAGCACGGTGTCCCCGACGTCGTCGTGAACAACGCGGGCGTCGGCCACACCGGAATGTTCCTCGATACGCCACGCGACCAGTACGACCGGGTGCTGAATATCAACTTCGGCGGAGTCGTCAACTGCTGCAGGTCATTCGGTCGTCGGCTGGTCGATCGCGGAGCAGGTGGTCACGTCGTGAACGTGTCGTCGATGGCGGCGTACTCGCCGCAACAGTCGATGAACGCCTACGCCACCAGCAAGGCCGCCGTCTTCATGTTCGGCGACTGTCTGCGCGCTGAACTGGACCAGGCCGGAATAGGGCTGACGACGGTCTGTCCCGGGGTGATCGATACGAACATCGTGCACACCACGCGGTTCGATGTGCCCGCCAACAAGGCGGAGAGGGTCGATGCGCGTCGGGCGCAGATCGAAAAGGCTTTCGCGGTAAGGCGTTACGGTCCGGACAAGGTCGCGAAGGCCATCGTGTCGTCGGTCAAGAAGAACAAGGCGATCCGGCCCGTCGCGCCCGAGGCGTACCTCCTCTACGGCGTTTCCCGGATACTGCCGCAGGTGATGCGCAGCACCGCCCGCGGCAACGTGCTCTGA
- the sucB gene encoding 2-oxoglutarate dehydrogenase, E2 component, dihydrolipoamide succinyltransferase: MAISVQMPALGESVTEGTVTRWLKQEGDTVEVDEPLLEVSTDKVDTEIPSPAAGVLQKIVAQEDDTVEVGGELGVIGEAGESAPDDSGSDDSDSDDSASDEKPAEEPAAQEEPAAEEQEAEPEPEKEPEPKPAAKSSGSATSVKMPELGESVTEGTVTRWLKKVGDSVEADEPLVEVSTDKVDTEIPSPVAGTLVSITAEEDDTVEVGGELAKIGDADAAAEPEPEPEPEPEPEPEPEKEPEPEPAPKEQSKPEPKPEPRPETKQEPKPEPKSQPAAEAPSGDGSPYVTPLVRKLAAENNVDLASVKGTGVGGRIRKQDVVAASEAKKAPPAQAPASPAASPKEAPAPAPALAHLRGTTQKANRIRQITAKKTRESLQATAQLTQTHEVDMTKIVALRARAKNDFAEREGVNLTYLPFIARAVIDALKAHPNVNASYNEESKEITYYDAEHLGFAVDTEQGLLSPVVKNAGDLSLAGLARAIADIADRARSGNLKPDELSGGTFTITNIGSQGALFDTPILVPPQAAMLGTGAIVKRPRVIVDASGNESIGVRSICYLPLTYDHRLVDGADAGRFLTTIKRRLEDGAFEADLGL, from the coding sequence ATGGCCATCTCCGTTCAGATGCCCGCACTCGGAGAGAGCGTTACCGAGGGGACTGTCACCCGCTGGCTCAAGCAAGAGGGAGACACGGTCGAGGTCGACGAGCCGCTGCTCGAGGTATCCACGGACAAGGTCGACACCGAGATCCCTTCGCCCGCGGCCGGCGTGCTGCAGAAGATCGTCGCCCAGGAGGACGACACCGTCGAGGTGGGCGGTGAACTCGGGGTCATCGGTGAGGCGGGTGAATCGGCCCCAGACGACTCAGGCTCAGACGACTCTGACTCCGACGACTCTGCTTCCGACGAGAAGCCGGCCGAGGAGCCCGCCGCTCAAGAGGAACCCGCCGCCGAGGAGCAGGAGGCAGAACCCGAGCCCGAGAAGGAGCCCGAACCCAAGCCGGCCGCCAAGTCGTCGGGTTCGGCGACATCGGTGAAGATGCCGGAGCTGGGTGAGTCGGTGACCGAGGGGACCGTGACCCGGTGGCTGAAGAAGGTCGGCGACTCGGTCGAGGCCGATGAGCCTTTGGTCGAGGTGTCCACGGACAAGGTCGACACTGAGATCCCCTCGCCGGTGGCCGGAACGCTGGTGTCGATCACCGCCGAAGAGGACGACACCGTCGAGGTCGGTGGCGAGCTCGCCAAGATCGGCGACGCGGATGCCGCGGCCGAGCCCGAACCCGAACCCGAACCTGAGCCTGAGCCCGAGCCCGAACCTGAGAAGGAACCCGAGCCGGAGCCTGCGCCCAAGGAACAGTCCAAGCCCGAACCCAAGCCGGAGCCCAGGCCAGAAACCAAGCAGGAGCCGAAGCCCGAACCCAAGTCGCAGCCCGCGGCGGAGGCGCCGTCAGGTGATGGCTCGCCGTATGTCACGCCGCTGGTACGGAAGTTGGCTGCGGAGAACAACGTCGACCTCGCGTCGGTGAAGGGAACGGGTGTCGGCGGGCGGATCCGCAAGCAGGACGTCGTCGCGGCCTCGGAAGCCAAGAAGGCACCGCCGGCCCAGGCGCCGGCGTCGCCTGCCGCGTCGCCCAAGGAGGCGCCCGCACCTGCGCCCGCCCTCGCGCATCTGCGTGGCACCACCCAGAAGGCCAACCGGATCCGTCAGATCACCGCGAAGAAAACCCGCGAATCCCTGCAGGCCACAGCGCAGTTGACGCAGACCCACGAGGTCGACATGACCAAGATCGTGGCGCTACGGGCACGCGCGAAGAACGACTTCGCAGAACGAGAAGGCGTCAACCTGACGTACCTGCCGTTCATCGCCCGCGCCGTCATCGACGCGCTGAAGGCGCATCCGAACGTCAACGCCAGCTACAACGAAGAGTCCAAGGAGATCACCTACTACGACGCCGAGCATCTGGGCTTCGCGGTGGACACCGAGCAGGGCCTGCTCTCGCCGGTGGTCAAGAATGCCGGGGACCTTTCGCTGGCCGGGCTGGCACGCGCCATCGCCGACATCGCCGACCGTGCACGCTCGGGGAACCTCAAGCCCGACGAGCTGTCCGGCGGCACGTTCACCATCACCAACATCGGCAGCCAGGGCGCTCTCTTCGATACTCCGATCCTGGTCCCGCCGCAGGCGGCGATGCTGGGCACCGGCGCGATCGTGAAGCGGCCGCGGGTGATCGTCGACGCCTCGGGCAATGAGTCGATCGGTGTGCGGTCCATCTGCTACCTGCCGCTGACTTACGACCACCGACTGGTCGACGGTGCGGACGCCGGACGTTTCCTGACCACCATCAAGCGTCGTCTCGAAGACGGCGCATTCGAGGCCGATCTGGGCTTGTAA
- a CDS encoding TIGR01777 family oxidoreductase codes for MSDTVIAIAGSSGLIGSALVYALRATDRRVLRIVRRAPSNADEVFWNPDTGEFDPSALAGVDAVVNLCGVNVADKRWSGAFKQSLRDSRIGPTEVLSSAVAEADVPVLVNASAVGYYGDTGSRTVDETAPAGTGFLAQLCQDWEAAVGPAENGGARVVSLRSGLVLTEAGGVLSRLKTLFSLGLGARLGNGRQYMPWISLEDEVRAILFAIIHDGLSGPVNLTGPAPVTNAEFTAAMGRVVNRPTPLMVPGFALRAALGEFADEGLLGGQRAIPAALERAGFEFHHNTIGEALAFATAPKAG; via the coding sequence GTGTCCGACACCGTCATTGCGATCGCCGGATCTTCCGGTCTGATCGGTTCAGCATTGGTGTACGCCCTGAGGGCGACCGATCGCCGGGTGCTGCGGATCGTGCGCCGCGCGCCGTCCAACGCCGACGAGGTGTTCTGGAACCCCGACACCGGCGAGTTCGACCCGAGCGCGCTGGCGGGGGTCGACGCGGTGGTGAACCTGTGCGGCGTCAACGTCGCCGACAAGCGATGGTCGGGTGCGTTCAAGCAGAGTCTGCGCGACAGCCGCATCGGACCCACCGAGGTGCTGTCCTCGGCGGTGGCGGAGGCCGACGTCCCGGTGCTGGTCAATGCCAGCGCCGTCGGTTACTACGGTGACACCGGCAGCCGCACGGTCGACGAGACCGCACCGGCGGGCACCGGATTCCTGGCCCAGTTGTGCCAGGACTGGGAGGCCGCGGTTGGGCCGGCCGAGAATGGCGGCGCCAGGGTGGTGTCGCTGCGCTCGGGCCTGGTGCTGACCGAGGCCGGCGGGGTGCTGAGCCGCCTCAAGACGCTGTTCTCGCTGGGCCTGGGCGCCCGGCTCGGCAACGGACGCCAGTACATGCCGTGGATCAGCCTCGAGGACGAGGTGCGCGCCATACTGTTCGCGATCATCCACGACGGATTGTCGGGCCCGGTGAATCTGACCGGACCGGCGCCGGTCACCAACGCCGAATTCACCGCCGCCATGGGCCGCGTCGTGAATCGCCCCACACCACTGATGGTGCCGGGCTTTGCATTGCGGGCCGCGCTCGGCGAGTTCGCCGACGAGGGCCTGCTCGGTGGCCAGCGTGCCATTCCCGCCGCTTTGGAGCGCGCCGGATTCGAGTTCCACCACAACACGATCGGCGAGGCGCTGGCATTCGCCACCGCGC